One Drosophila subobscura isolate 14011-0131.10 chromosome U, UCBerk_Dsub_1.0, whole genome shotgun sequence DNA window includes the following coding sequences:
- the LOC117902432 gene encoding mitogen-activated protein kinase-binding protein 1 isoform X7, translating into MRHLIMTPTSLSMSTPSLSTLHHQRMSLQFPSRSTSTSTSTSTAASTPLTPSPSSVFGGGSSPKFPANYERSEKIKLKKVLGLTVCSNAALDVSPVSGLLAYPAGCTVVLFNAKRQTQAYLVNTSRKAFTSVAFSRCGRYVATGECGINPAIKVWELETPNGNLEHCTGGSVIAEFVDHKYAVTCVAFSPTGKYLVSVGSQHDMIVNVFDWRANLKMASNKISSKVAAVCFAEDGTYFVTVGNRHVKYWYLEGVRKYKDPIPLMGRSAILGDLRDNDFCAVACGKGICAESTYAITRQGHLVEFSSRRLLDKWVQCRTTNANCICVNERFILVGCAESIIRIFNAATLEYVTTLPRTHYLGVDVAQGIQINHIMSVPQQAKFPDCIAMVFDEQRSKVSCVYNDHSLYIWDLRDISRVGKSHSFLYHSTCIWGVETVPYNLEREPSQTLPEDCFVTCSSDDTIRVWGLDGCANNEIYRKNIYSKDLLKIVYSDDELQFIKDQGCSSLSDKTGNSSYDGRNGVRCIKISPELQHLASGDRCGNIRVYNLVNLKLMTTIEAHESEVLCLEYSNDKIERKLLASASRDRLIHVFDVAQNYLLLQTLDDHSSSITSIKFVGAGLNFQMISCGADKSIMFRSFQGNIFMRGTNTSGKTTLYDMEVDSNSKHILTACQDRNVRVYGTQNAKQTKTFKGSHSDEGSLIKLSLDPSGIYVATSCTDKTLAVYDYYSSECMARMYGHSELVTGLKFTNDCRHLISASGDGCIFIWQVPHDMIVTMQARMSQQRLRSGHGPLPRPLAPISPPEGIVLESPTSEIEQPQMVPKFAVADRLSDVGQLPQWAMRKAAAGGDSDSGALSIPTPSAQGVSASIPAMHAASSMGNLSSSPSQQMGMMAPRARGRWAQRSSQLEADDLRSNSESPLGTVSSVGGHSGVNVQTSDYNSASSKDIMYNQTYLSEDSSIDSGMETRRGELKFIGSSNNGTVTVSVSSSSSLATASNSNGAMAAVGGGQQRLQLPDKRKPGLRFDTPHTHDHDGDVEDISDGERTSSDHGMFYNNLAPSTPTDFKVTAMNEDELRKSVRRQKFEKSGLQLPTASGNGSSHTASTGTGTGTSDTEDEGSTPSAENAERSLASTLGGSNENLPQSSNSFLHAALPEGPGLSAPLERGTTSRRSISAKHNTESGKGSVAAPPTITKSYTSTKKEELLQVINKVKQQLENGTRKNGIKKLNSIAEVGHRPLRGSHSISDLSLAGNLDGSRTAGGGPGRYTKPGNPKTLNPMPIEESSIRRACSLSDLHMGNFGKPSKSNGTPQKPQVQHRNGNVNRSASKRNSLQGKTGLGASSNSMNVLNQGSDSEPEDSNRLRSASNGQGRSNGPIAASRQYSNKINNANNNRRKTPNFSSATPMQDDSSSEETPNSTVNNKPIVPPRPRNLAFDHKSKLINNGSPVANKQRSGVATAEEYEGADPEAQVHNVINKLYTTTQAAMQLHANLKNSLLLKELENALIMSRNMLSSIPTNRQTEKTNNGGVVGLGGVGGGTNYEQLTAENGDYLMMVNNCADLLSNLRTKHKPDDCENNS; encoded by the exons ATAAAACTCAAAAAAGTCTTGGGTCTGACTGTGTGCAGCAATGCGGCGTTGGATGTTTCACCAGTCAGCGGCCTCCTGGCCTATCCAGCGGG CTGCACTGTGGTGCTGTTCAATGCCAAACGCCAGACACAGGCCTATCTGGTCAATACCTCCCGCAAAGCATTCACATCCGTCGCCTTCTCGCGCTGCGGCCGCTATGTGGCCACCGGCGAATGTGGCATCAATCCGGCCATCAAAGTTTGGGAACTGGAAACGCCCAATGGCAATCTGGAGCACTGCACCGGTGGCAGTGTTATTGCCGAATTTGTGGATCACAAATATGCCGTCACCTGTGTG GCCTTCTCGCCCACGGGAAAGTACCTGGTTTCAGTTGGCTCACAGCACGACATGATCGTAAATGTGTTCGACTGGCGGGCCAACCTAAAGATGGCCTCGAATAAGATTAGCTCCAAGGTGGCCGCCGTTTGCTTTGCCGAAGATGGCACCTACTTTGTCACCGTGGGCAATCGTCATGTCAAATATTGGTACTTGGAAGGTGTTCGCAAG TACAAAGATCCCATACCACTGATGGGACGCAGCGCTATTTTGGGTGATTTGCGTGACAATGATTTCTGCGCCGTGGCCTGCGGCAAGGGGATCTGTGCGGAGAGCACGTATGCCATCACGAGACAGGGCCATCTGGTGGAGTTTAGTTCGCGGCGATTGCTGGACAAATGGGTGCAGTGCCGCACCACAAATGCCAATTGCATTTGCGTCAACGAGCGCTTCATACTCGTGGGTTGTGCCGAGTCCATCATTCGGATATTCAATGCGGCCACGCTGGAGTATGTGACCACGCTGCCGCGGACCCACTATCTGGGCGTCGATGTGGCCCAGGGCATACAGATCAATCACATAATGTCGGTGCCGCAGCAGGCCAAGTTTCCCGACTGCATTGCCATGGTGTTCGACGAGCAGCGATCGAAGGTCAGCTGCGTCTACAACGATCACTCGCTGTACATTTGGGATCTGCGCGATATATCGCGTGTGGGCAAATCGCACTCGTTCCTGTATCACTCCACGTGCATTTGGGGCGTGGAGACAGTGCCATATAATCTGGAGCGAGAGCCATCGCAAACGCTGCCGGAGGACTGCTTTGTGACCTGCTCCTCGGACGACACGATACGCGTCTGGGGCCTCGATGGATGTGCCAACAATGAGATCTATCGCAAGAACATCTACTCCAAGGATCTGCTGAAGATCGTCTACAGCGACGACGAGCTGCAGTTCATCAAGGACCAGGgctgctcctcgctctccGACAAGACGGGCAACTCCTCCTACGACGGCCGCAACGGTGTGCGCTGCATCAAGATCAGCCCGGAGCTGCAGCATCTGGCCAGCGGCGATCGTTGCGGCAACATTCGCGTCTACAATCTGGTCAATCTCAAGCTGATGACCACCATCGAGGCACACGAGTCGGAGGTGCTGTGCCTGGAGTACTCCAACGACAAGATTGAACGCAAGCTgctggccagtgccagtcgcGATCGGCTCATACACGTCTTCGATGTGGCCCAGAactatctgctgctgcagacacTCGACGATCACAGCTCCTCGATCACATCGATCAAGTTTGTGGGCGCTGGACTGAACTTCCAAATGATTAGCTGTGGCGCAGACAAATCCATAATGTTCCGTAGCTTTCAG GGCAACATCTTTATGCGAGGCACCAATACCTCGGGCAAGACCACGCTCTATGACATGGAAGTGGACTCGAATTCCAAACATATCCTCACCGCCTGCCAGGATCGCAATGTCCGTGTGTATGGCACACAGAATGCCAAGCAAACAAAGACCTTCAAGGGCTCACATTCGGATGAGGGCAGCCTCATTAAGCTCAGCCTCGATCCCAGCGGCATCTACGTGGCCACCTCCTGCACGGACAAAACGCTGGCCGTCTACGACTACTACTCCAGCGAGTGCATGGCGCGCATGTATGGCCACAGTGAGCTGGTCACGGGTCTGAAGTTCACCAACGATTGCCGGCACTTGATATCGGCCAGCGGCGATGGCTGCATCTTCATTTGGCAAGTGCCGCACGACATGATTGTGACGATGCAGGCCAGAATGTCACAGCAGCGTCTGCGCTCGGGTCATGGCCCGTTGCCGCGTCCCCTGGCGCCCATTTCCCCGCCCGAGGGCATTGTGCTGGAGTCGCCCACCAGCGAAATCGAACAGCCGCAAATGGTGCCGAAATTCGCAGTGGCCGACAGGCTATCGGATGTGGGACAGCTGCCGCAGTGGGCCATGCGTAAGGCGGCAGCGGGCGGGGACTCCGACAGCGGTGCCCTGTCCATACCCACGCCCAGTGCCCAGGGAGTATCGGCCTCCATACCTGCCATGCATGCGGCCTCCTCGATGGGCAATCTCAGCTCCTCGCCCAGTCAGCAAATGGGCATGATGGCGCCTCGGGCACGCGGACGCTGGGCGCAGCGAAGCAGCCAGCTGGAGGCGGATGATCTGCGCTCCAATTCGGAGAGCCCACTGGGCACGGTCTCCTCCGTGGGCGGCCATAGCGGCGTGAATGTGCAGACGTCGGACTACAATAGTGCTTCGTCCAAGGACATCATGTACAATCAGACATATCTCAGCGAGGACTCGTCCATCGATTCGGGCATGGAGACGCGGCGCGGTGAACTCAAGTtcattggcagcagcaacaatggcacCGTGACCGTCTCCgtgtcatcctcctcctccctggcgacggccagcaacagcaacggtgCCATGGCGGCTGTCGGcggtggccagcagcggctgcagctgcccgaCAAACGGAAGCCCGGTCTGCGCTTCGATACGCCGCACACCCACGATCACGATGGCGATGTGGAGGACATTTCCGATGGCGAGCGAACCAGCTCCGACCATGGAATGTTCTACAATAATCTGGCGCCCAGCACGCCCAC TGACTTCAAAGTGACGGCCATGAACGAGGATGAACTGCGGAAGTCCGTGCGACGACAGAAGTTTGAAAAGTCCGGCCTGCAGCTGCCGACGgccagtggcaatggcagttcccacacagccagcacgggcacgggcactggGACATCGGACACCGAGGATGAGGGCTCCACGCCGAGTGCCGAGAATGCGGAACGCTCGCTGGCCTCCACTCTGGGTGGCAGCAATGAGAATCTGCCGCAGAGCAGTAATAGTTTCCTTCATGCAGCCCTGCCCGAGGGACCCGGTCTGTCGGCGCCCCTGGAGCGTGGCACCACCA GTCGCCGCAGCATCAGTGCCAAGCACAATACGGAGTCGGGCAAGGGGAGTGTCGCGGCACCGCCCACCATTACCAAGTCATACACCAGCAccaagaaggaggagctgctgcaggtcATCAACAAGGTcaaacagcagctggagaat GGTACCCGCAAAAATGGCATCAAAAAGTTAAATTCTATAGCCGAG GTCGGCCATAGACCCCTGAGGGGTAGCCATAGCATATCGGATCTGAGTCTGGCTGGTAATCTGGATGGTTCAAGGACAGCGGGCGGTGGTCCAGGACGCTATACGAAGCCAG GTAATCCCAAAACGCTCAATCCCATGCCCATCGAGGAGTCATCCATACGCCGAGCCTGCTCGCTGAGTGACCTGCACATGGGCAACTTTGGCAAGC CAAGCAAATCGAATGGCACACCGCAAAAGCCTCAGGTTCAGCATCGCAATGGCAATGTGAACAGATCGGCCAGCAAACGCAACAGTCTGCAGGGAAAAACAGGACTGGGTGCCTCCAGCAACTCCATGAATGTGCTCAATCAGGGT AGCGACTCGGAGCCAGAAGACAGCAATCGGTTGCGCAGTGCCAGCAACGGACAGGGACGCAGTAATGGACCCATAG ctGCCAGTCGACAGTACAGCAACAAGATAaacaatgccaacaacaatcgtCGCAAGACGCCAAACTTTAGTAGTG CCACACCCATGCAAGACGATTCCAGCTCCGAGGAAACGCCCAATAGCACCGTGAACAACAAGCCCATAGTGCCGCCACGACCGCGTAACTTGGCCTTTGATCACAAGAGCAAATTGATCAACAACGGCAGTCCCGTCGCCAACAAGCAAAGAAGTGGAGTAGCGACAGCAGAAGAATATGAAGGAGCAGATC CTGAAGCCCAGGTGCACAATGTGATCAATAAACTTTATACGACAACGCAGGCAGCCATGCAGCTGCATGCCAACTTGAAGAATTCTCTGCTGTtgaaggagctggagaatgCACTGATCATGTCCAGGAACATGCTTAGCAGCATTCCCACAAATAG ACAAACAGAAAAGACAAATAATGGTGGAGTAGTGGGATTGGGAGGAGTTGGTGGAGGAACCAATTATGAGCAGCTGACTGCTGAGAATGGAGACTATCTGATGATGGTCAATAACTGTGCCGATCTATTGAGCAATTTACGCACGAAGCACAAACCCGATGACTGTGAGAATAACTCCTAG